The DNA window AGAATAATTGCTGTATCACAATATGCAAAACTTGTTTATACCTCCAAATCCTCTTTCCTTCAACTCTTCTCCACGGATTATAACTGGGGTAATACCAAGCTCCTTTCCAACAGCTTTAATTTCCTACAACAAAGATGTTGTATAGTAAAGTTTACCTCTTGACCTGGCCTAACTGAAAATACTACCTATTGATTTGCAATGAAACCAGCCACAATCGAAGTCCTACTTTATTGAAAATCTTTGATCATTAGTATgctgtgcacccccctccctggcagctaaaaagtgggtcatttcttattaaggtgattcccttgaattgcactgcgcaccccttttGCGCATAGTGGCTGTGTTTGTGTTTGTAGCAAAAGGcgcttttttttcactttaacacattgacccctcaaccaccggcctgtaccggctttgggaagtacccacaacccaaaaaattcataaattaaaaataaacacaacaagatgaagatactcaggcatcagtctaagggataaatggtcttgcagaaatgcatccaaccaaggtgttggcatcaaCTCTTAAGCcgaataatagcacaggttctttgacaaatctcaaatcgaacaaggagagaaaagcagaatcacccctctgaataaaacgctcaaaataccacacaagggagagagatcagcaaacacagctcaagacacaaatagatacctttattctgatcctccaggtacatttccttggcctcaaaacacaatgtccattccttgaaggattgtacaaccacgaaaatatctttacgtattgcaaagcattctgggagatccaggggaaaattcacgaggggagggccagtcaacactcctctccccaaagtcagatgttttttttagtcttttcaccccgaagccaaacgaatcaattccaggtcatacagacccagaatagcagtgtaagcaattttgcaatcaatttggtttcagaaaagacagcatttaggagagctgtggtgattcattagaaaattattttctcatctgggcaaagccaaacaagaaaaaatcatcatgaatccacctttgcttgcaaatatccataagcaaagcactcaattatgccccaaaagacttcatgatgtcctgagacactctcctaatatgctcatagctgtatttttgatgaaaaatacaagcaaccatcaacttgtgctggcttcagcacaacgacgagggattaaaagtggggaccgcaaagcactgttggaaagcttggataccactgactaggtgcagctgtgtttgactttgacgggctgtataaaactcagaataggggggaggtatctgttttcagtctgtttttttttgtaaattcagctcaaaaatagccaggagtcaatgggttaaatttCTTTAACAGAAAAACCAattcggttacccccattttttatttgctcaaatagctAAATATATGGAAAGATGATATACTGGAAGAAGAAATAAAGTTGGCTTGtagaagtttgtttattttctcttaaaagccataaaaatacttcaaaatggtgCTTTTTACCGTATAAATAGTGGAAAGATTTTGCCAACGACcaccccgtctgtttttatgggAGTCCCCTCCCACTTGGCCTAACCTTTAAAAACTAACCTCAAGAAAGTGATCAGTGTTCATATCATTGCAAGGAATGTCCACTATCTTGGCCGCCAATCTGACACTCTCTGCAGCAGCTGTCAAACAGCTCACATCATCTTCCGTTAGGGGCGTGGCATCCTTGCCAACGACTAGGAACTCAACAGTAACGGTCCTCTTTgtcttgttgtttgttttcagtGAGAACAGTGGGAAGCAACGGGCAACTGCACAAGCAGATGCAAACACTGCTGAACGCTCACAAACAACCTGGAAAAAGACGACAGGTGCTTCTTTTTACAATGGGGGCATGATCAGCCTTAGCAATTAAGAGGAGTAGACAATCATTATCAGCgacgtagccaggatttttaacaggagggggcccaaaagggactttcaaggcattttctcctgtattgtAGATAATGTCtaatacatttactgtatttttgtctgctaaaagggggggggcaaggccactccctggctacgcccctgataattattctttttttttcttgccccCATGAGAATAAGAGGAGTAGTATCAATGTGCATGTAAATTATTAGTCAGATGGAGAAATCAATAGAATTTCTCTTAATTAAAACTGGGAAATTTTTATGCTCATATCTAACAAAAAATCTGTGGTTTACATAGTGATTATATACTCAGGCAATGTTTATAAACATTTGGGCTCCAAGACAAAATCCATTATAAATTTATTATAATCATAGAATTGTTTTACATATGAGGTCAAAATATCACCATTTGTGCTACAAGATTCTTGAATATTTAGACAACATTGTCCTAAATTGACAGGATGACAAATGACAAAAGTgaatatttgatatttttctccaatcaaaaaatcatttctttttattcctTTGTATCTTACCACAATGCAGGAATCTCCATAGGGCAGGTTTGACAACACAAGGCTTGTGAGGACATGGGTTTGGTGTGGTGAGTTGTGTCGACTTGAGTTTGACGGCAAAGCGCATAGCACAACTTGACCAAGCCAAACTGGGCAGAAATCAGATGGTGTTAAACTCTTTATTACAGCATTGAATGTCTGAAATAAATAACATGTCTAAATTAATCATACCATTCCTAAAATCAGGGAAATTATTTCTTTGTACTTTATCACTACAGTTTGCGAAGTCACTAAGAGAAGAGAGAAGAGTTTCCTGGGTCAGTAGGTGTGCAGGCGAGTATCCTGGGTTGTCTGtggaggggtgcgcagtcataggtattttatggaaaaagcatagtatttaaagaAATGACCAGCCTTTTGGCCACCAAGGGTGGGTAAGTGTGTActcccctgtgtacgcgcctgtgtacgcacctgggTAGGGGGTAGGGTGCTTGTGTGATTGAGGAAGAGGAGTGGATGGGATACTAACCAAGGGTCCCCAGCTGCCTGACCTTTACTCCCACTCCAACAATTATTTTGCATGTCAGAGCCCACACAGAATCTCAAATTGGATGGATCTTTTAATAATACTTTTGGAGAAAATTCAAAGGGATGGAATCATTATTTATATCATACTCAAGTGTGAAGTGCTGTATCATATCAATATCTCTCTTCTTTTTGTATCATTTCCTTAAAACTACCCGGTAACTTAGACGTAAGGGCAAAAAGGTAGGAGAATTCTACAATGTCGCGTGGAGAAAAACTTTTAGTAGCAAATGTTATTCTATAAAAAGTAGATACTTACTGCACTATCCACACGCGGCTGTAATTTTTCCGAAAAGTTGTCGAAGCTGACCTGAGAAAGGCTAGCAGGGTTGCCGATGATAAGGCATCCTCGCTCTTTAGGATCCGATGTGGTTTTAGGGACGGAAAAGACCAGGTTTACGTCCGCCATGTTGGAACACTTCCGTAACCCACGGTTGGGGACTGGACCCTAGTAGCAATCAAAAATCAAGTAGCCGCAGGGTGTTTTCAGTAATTACTCAGAATACTTCGAAGGATCAGGATTATACATAGCATATCAAATAGAAGGTGTATAAATTGCAGAATCcaggaaaacaaaacaaaatacaggggggggggggttcaatTTAAGCAAAATCCCTGAAAATAGGGAGCCGGTACGTGGTCGGGTTCCTCTCTTCCGATCTTCTAAAAGCCACTTTGACAAAGAAACTCTCTGGCTGATTCGCAAAATGTTGAATAAGAAgtgctttttgtttgttgttatcCTGTCGCCAAAAGCCGATGGGCGGAGTTTGCCATCCAAAAATCACGCGATGTTTAGGATCACGACATGCCGGTAGTAGCGTGTCCATGATGATCTGAGGGGTGAGGTGGGGTGAGCGGTATTACCATGACACGCTATCATCGCCCATCGAAGGAGATAAAGGACCTTGGGCTTAACCAAATATGGGCCGACCCGATAAAATACACAGAGGGGTGCAAATTTATGTAATTTTAAGCCCTATAGATTTCAAAGGGGAGGAGTGGGGATGGGTCACCGTACCTGATGGACTTCCCTGAGTTTCCCATCGACGTGAATTAGAATCTTTCTCTATAATATCATTAAGTATTCAGCGTTGCGTGATGCGTATATGAATAAATCCTTTGCTAGATGTGGGGAAAATGACTGCTACTCACACGAGCTCATGCAAGCTGTTTGTGGGGGGACGTCGGGTTTTCGGGACTGCGGTATTGGCCCTTTTTTGTACAAGATTGCggtaaaagagcaaaaaaactATGCGAATGCGGTATTTCAATACACTGCGAGATGCgagattttgctttttaaactGCGGTATTgcgttaaaaaaatagaatattgCGGTGTTAACGGAATGTCGCGCATGCTCTTAAAAACGTCGTCCTTCTGTGCGGTATGCgatattttccaaaattttGTGCGGTATTGCGATAATTAGACCCCTCAACGTCCCCCCCTGTGTCGTATAGCCCTTGTCAACTGTGATAAAGCTGCAAGTTTATCTCGGTGGTTTATTGGTAGGTTTATCTTTGACGCGCCAGATAGGGTTAATTCTGGTGgatttttatttcagaaagACCTATTAGATTAAGTCCACGAAACCAACGCAAACTTATACCGCGTATTTCTATCTCGTTTCAATGATACCAGTTTAGGTACACCAAGGTTAGAATATGATATTTTGCAGCATATTCAACCCAAACACATATTTCGGAAGGCCATGTTTGTACTAAATAATAAATCGATGTTATTTTGATTCTCagattatatattttaatgatAACCTTGGGTTAGACAGAATGTTTAACGGAGAGAAGGCTTCCGCAAAATTAGCAAAAAGAAGCGTAAACGCATTCGACTGATGTTTTTACATTCGCttccaaaaaaaacacaaataaaacagCGCTGTTAACCCGTCGCATAGGGAagaaataacatatttttattataagcAGTGCCATTCTTTATAGCCATATTGCTAGTGTGATGCTATTTATATTCGCGCGTGATGTACAAATTTTTCGTTAGATTTCTTCACGTTTAAGATTGCAGGACTTTTTTTCTTAGAAGATAGCTCCCCCCAAGAAATAAGGATAAACTCTACTTAAGTAATGACAACACGAAAGAGTTGCAAATGATGGGACTTTGTCGTAATTAGTTTGATTCATTTGAGCTTTTGAGTACCTAAAAAGCGTAAAGATTCGTGACTACTTTGAAGGTTTCGTCAGCAAAAAAATGCGTCAATCATTGGCACGCTTTCTGTTATCTACTTTTTTTGCACAGACAATAACCTTATGTCTAGGAGTTAACGTCATATAAGCTCGCTTGCCGAAGATCAAGCTTTTAAAACATCGCTATCTGTGGCCTAAGAGCGTATTTTTGACGCCTAGGTTATAAGTAAATTTCCATTGTAGTTCGAGCTAACCCTTTAGGAAAGTAAACACGATGGCTTTTCCCTAAATTGATGTTCGCCTTTCCGCATTTCTACTAACAGGAAAGAGCTAGCCGTGATCGAGTTTGGAACAATAGATGGTATCACTTTGCGTTATTTCTCGTGTTCGGCTGTGAAGACAACACCCAATTAGTATGGGGGCAACACATATAAACAATGACTCTCTAATAACTAAAGCATCACCTAAAAAAGAACTCTTTCAGACGAGTCTCTCTAAAAGCATCATCGGAACAAAGATCAGACTACAAATAAAGTCTTTTTCCGGCTGCTAAAGATTACGGGGATATGTCGCTCGAGGATGGGTTTCAgataaaatgataatattCCGTCAGCGGTCGTGTTACTGAGCATGCGTCATGGACGCTCTTCCCTGATCGCGGCGGTCTTGTCAAAGCTTGCATATTGATGAAGTGTTCAGACACAGCAACAAGCGGAGTATGCTACCACGAATCATAAGAAGCCTGCGTTCAAGCTATGCTTGATTAGGGCAAAATGTCCGGCGGTCGATTTGACTTTGAAGATGGTGGCACTTACTGTGGGGAATGGCGAAACGGCAAAGCGCATGGCTATGGAATTTGCACGGGTCCTAAAGGACAGGCCCGCTACGAGGGCTCATGGCATAATGGATTTGAACTCAGTGGAGTTTACGTTTGGCCAAATGGTCATAGATACGAAGGTGAATGGTATTGCGGGAAAAGACACGGTTTAGGCGTAGAATATCGCGGGAAATGGATTTATCAGGGAGAGTGGGAAGACGGATTTAAGGCGAGGTACGGAGTGCAGCGATCTCAAAGTGGCGCGCGGTATGAGGGAAGTTGGACGTCGGGACTGCAAGAAGGTTATGGGATCGAGGTTTACGCCAATGGAGGTATGAGCAATTTATGTCTTAGAACAGTCAACTGTTTGATTGGTCCGTATGTAGGACGTAACGTCCTGGTTATATATACCAGTTTCATATCCATTCAAGCGCTTGCACGTTTGTTTAGAATTCTTTGTTAGATTGTACACACAGTGCACGGTCGTGGTAGAGCCCCCCAGGAAAATATTTAATTCTCCCTCAATATTATATCTGCCCCTTGATTTTAAGGCTGTCTTGCATACTGTAATGTCAGGAGTTTGCTGGAAGTTCTTTCGCGCCAATGTTAGTCGCATGGGATATTAGAAGGCCGGTACATGCGCTTATTAGCGTTTTCGATCGCGAAAACACTCTCCATAGACTGGCGTACCGTAGGAAAGATTAGACTCCTGAAATAGCCCGCTGACGCAAGGACCGACTTAATTGACATTAGAATTCGGATTTCGAATCTAAAATGCTGTGTTTCCGTTTTTTCTCTCCCGGCTATTTAGCGTCGCGTATTTCAGGTATCGCTTTATGGACGAAATCAAAGTTGAAATCGTTTGGCCGGCCGCACTTTGTATTTCAcggatttttatcagaaatcGGGCACGATTTCATATTGGCATCTGCAATGCAAAGAAAAAATGCTCTGTTATGTCGTGCCTATAATTAATTTGCTGCGTGCGCTAGCGAATCGCTCTTTTCCCATCGACAGAGCAAGAAGAACAACGTGCCTACATCAGCCTGGCCTCTCAAAGGAATGTAAACTTTAGATTTCGAAGATTTGATCGCCAATGTGAACAATTGCTCGTATACCGTTGGTCACTAAATCTAAAGTCTTTTCCCGCCATTGTACAAATAGAAAGTGTGCTGGGCTTTTTTTCCTCATTCGCTTTGAATATTTTAAGATCGGTTGTATTCGGGTTTGATGTTTTGGTTCGAAATCGACACAGATGTGCGAAACATAAAGTATGCTATTTATTTTACATACCGTTTTTCGTGTATATTTTTTTGGATGTCGCACATAGAGTGTTTCTATTTTGggttgaaaattatttttttctaattaaaGGTTTTTTACATGTTGATCGAATCATCTATTACAAAGTTAAAGGATTGCCTCGCTGCGGTATCCCAGAGTATCTTATTTTTAGCAATTTTGATGATTTGTCTTATGAATAAACAGTACAAATGTTTAATTCAGCGTAAGCAATATATTATATCGTTGTTGACCTCAAATCAAATTTGTTTATGGCTTAGAAATAACCCAATTAAATTGTTACGAATGACTCGCTGTTCCTAGGTTATTCTCACTTCCCGAATCGTACAACGCTGTCAATCTGTAACGTTCGTAGGGGATATATTATCCGCCGTTTAATTATCTTATTTTTATCCTGTTGAAATTTTAACATCTATAGAAATGTTTCGataatgaaaatacaaaaaaaaataccccaaCACAAAAACATCATTCAGCATAGCTGTCCATCccacttggacagaaatcttgtggaatcgggtgaaatacagtaaatctGTGAAAAccccaagagagccaatgcgggtgaatacagaaaatgtataaacattctcacaaaaattaggcttgtgataaagtccaaaatcttgtgacacacACCTTATGCATGTGAATTTAACAGCTATGATTCTGTATTTATTTAATGCAACTTTAAAAGGGaaatgtgaaaaataaaaggCTTCGCGTAATTTTGATCCGTTTTTATGCTTGGACTACCCTTATAAGACAAATCCAGAAATTTGAATACCAACTTTCGGTCTTTTACAAAAATGTGGCTTTTATTTAATTAGTGCTAATGCGAAATGCTATTCTTCTTTTACATTCCTTGGGACAAAAAAGGTGAAAGCTCCCCTCTGACGAAGAATAAATTTAGACAAACGTGCTTTGTGTGTTACAGCTTCAGTATTACCCTATAAAATAAAAGCCAATTACATGGCTGAATGCTGATTTATTATGATTACCGAGAAATGTATCTTTTCAATGCATAATAGGATGGTgataatgtttttgtatttccataaatatttttcaaaaatgtTGTAACCGATTTCTTGTTGATATTTGTGGCTCTTCGTTGCCTGGGtgataataatagaaaatcCATCAATAAAGTAGGTTTTACAGTCTATGGTGATTGTttattttgtgaaacattgtACCACCAAGGTTTAAATATGATATTATTAAGCATTTCTGCCCCTACCTCTCACTAGCAAtgctaaaaataacaataataagtGATGAGTTTTAGAAATAGATTCAAGTTTCATGGTTTTTTCATGGTTTTGTCTCTGCTTAATCAAAAAAGATATTTGTCGTTCTTCATGTAAGGTTTATATTAAGTATATGTTGTTTAATTAAGGttgaaatcttttttttttcaggatacTATTATGGCCAGTGGAAAACTGGGATGCGGTCAGGTTATGGAATCCGCAGTGCAAAGCGAGACCCCAAAGTCACTATAACAAATTATGCTCGATCAATTTCTAGACAGTCAAATGCTGAATCAAATGGTGTAAtaccaacaaaacaaaaaaggcaagGGGGTGAACTTCCTCCAGCTGAGCCACATTCTCCCAAATCTGGCAGTGAAAGTGACAATGCTAGCAATACAGGCTCTGTTAATAGCACTGTAGGGAGCGGGTCAACACAACTTGCAGATGGAAGTCTGGATAGCACCGTTGCTGTAACACAAACAGAGCCAGAGGCAGAGCCAGTGAAACCAGTGCGGGAGCTTTACAAAGGTGACTGGAAAAATGATAAACGTCATGGTTATGGAATTTTAGAAGCATCTGATGGTTATAAGTATATAGGGCAATGGCATGAGAATATGCGGCATGGGCTTGGCGTCGCTTGCTACCCTGACTCTTCTAAATACGAAGGCGAGTTTGAGAATGATAACTTAGTGGTTGATATTAAAAAGAAAGGTCCAATTAAGACACTTGTGACCCGGTTTCGCCAGCGACTTCAAGTTGCATGCGAGGCTGCACAGCAAGCATCGGACTTGGCTGTGCAGAAATCGCATATGGCTCTATCAAGGGCTACTGCAGCAAGGGACCGAGCTTTAGAAGCTGCAGCTGCTGCGGAAAATGCAAGACAATCTACAGTCATTGCAAAGCGCCGTGCAAGGGAGCTTATGCAAGCTGTTCACATTTCTGGAATGGAGTTTGTAAAAACATAAAGAATTTGGATGCTAGTGATGACAGGTATAATCCTGGTGCACGTTTTGGTGCCTTTGCCCATATTCGGCTGCTTGCTACATCATTTAGTGTTGGATGTTTGACACAAGTTATCAAAGGCAAGTCTTGCCTTGCATTGATATTGTATGGAACAGTGCTGAGACTTTAACAGTGGTTACATCCTAAGTGATATGTGATCATCATTTTATGGCACATCTTGTCAATGATACATCAGAGATGTAAAGTTTAAACTAATTTAACAATTTGTAGTTTAGTGGTATTAGAGCTGCTAAGGTTAGATTTTATAGTCCAATACTTACTCATAATTGTTTAATTTGGTTAGCGAATTGGCATTAAATTTGTTAAATTTGTGCATAAATTATTAGCATTGTATTTGGTCAATATTGTATAAAATTTAAGGTTAACCAAAAACTTGCCAGTGGATTACCACTGTAataaatttcaatatttttgttttacaaatTATCTAAAACATCTCCTAGAATATTTTGGATTTGTTGCAAATTTGAGAAGTTTTGGTAAGTGGTATTTAGGTTGTCAGTATTTATTTTGACTTAAGACTATTGCTCCATCTTTTTAAGCATGTGTTGTAAAAGAGGGGAACAAGTGAATATCAGACCTAGTCGGCTAGGTGACTTTCATTTGGGTTATtcagaaatgtttttttattgttgggAATCCTATGGTACACAGAGACAAGGTGCACTGAATCAACTATATCCTTGGCCCAAAGTGCACCTAAACCAGCACATTCAAAAACCAAACATTGAATTACTCCAAATGAGAGCTGTTAGCAGAATATGAAAAACCTTgaatacaaaaacaattttggTAAATTGAAAACGTTAGCATAAAATAGGGAGTATTTGGCTTCTGTCATCCAAAATTGCCTGTTTAAATTCTTGGTTTAGAAAGCAAGTAACTTCGATTGACAGAAGCCCAACTGACAATGATTGCTGTTCGCGTTCCTGCAAGCTTTTTTGAAACCACTGAGAGAagttaaactaaaaaaaacatgagtCATTCTGGAGagttcaatttaaaaaaaaaaaaattaattatttttaactcAACTCTCATGCCAAGTTTCCCTTAAAACATCAAAAACATGTAAAAACTGCTCAAGTACAAGAAACATAAGAGAAAAGCCCCTATAAATTTGTTATAAAAACTGTTAGTTGTTTATTTTGACTGAGACTTCATAGGACTAGTCTTAACGATtatgctgaggtttgtctttTGTATTTGTCAAGGAAACGCGCAAAAATGGATCTAGTCTAGAGGCTCAGGCAAGTTAACAAGATAAGTGTAATGTATGCAGACTAGGAGAGCACTTGGATTTCATTAAGTCAGCGACTAACCGATAAAAcgctatttatttttatacctACTATTGTACAACTGTTGATAGAGGGAATAAAGTATTTTTGCAGATATATTATCAAGGTAAACACTTTATTTCTAAACCCTGTTACTGCTATTCGCACAGTTATGTTATTATACTAGTCAAAATTTACGCATTTCACGGCACTCGAAAGATCTTTTCAAACTTGTCTTCTCAGTTTTACGCAATACGCGAAAAAATAATGGTCCATTTCCCGGGTTGTGCAGCGGTGCAGCCATTtctaacaggagggggcccaaaagggttTTTCAAGCCATTTTATTCTGtatttagataatgtctcgtacatttactgtattttggctgctaaaagagGGGGGgcctaggccaccccctggctacacgCTCCTGTTGTGAAAACTCTGTAGGCGCGTACACATCCTCTGCCTGCCATGATTACGCAAGCAGAAAATTACACCTGGGTTTGACAGGTTTCTCGTGTTTTGCACGAAGCTAgcgaatttgttttttttttttttgtgtgaaatggTTTGAAAAAGCAAGAATATATAATCAAAGTTGAAAATAATGTCTTCAAATTATAATATAATGACTAAAATAATGTCTTCATCAGGGAAGATAATAAATAGCTATTAAAAGGGATTCTACCATTTTGCGTCAATTCTCTTCAAAGCGTGCATGTTTAAAACAAATACGAACGAGAAAAAAGGTTCACGGCGAGTTTCAGATATTCGTATATTTACATTTGCAGAAAACTAGCGGTAAAGACGATTCGCTCAATGCACATAAAATACATTATTTGTGGAGCCCAAGCTCAAAGTTAGTGGTTTTTGGGTTTTGTGAGAAATtcttaacaaaaacacacgaaAACTCACGGAGCGGACAGAAGTGATCAATTTAATTACTTCTGTGAAGTTTCGTAAAATTCGGTCAGCCCTTTCTTCACTCtacataatatataatatattttattattatctcaCAAAAAAACCTATCTCGCACCCAGAGCCCTTCTTATTTCTGCGCAAGCCGTttggcgcatgcgcagaaataaAAAGGGCTCTGGGGAAGAGAGATTGAAAAAACTCCAAAACTTAACACTTAACTGTGAGTATGGCCTCCCTGTGCATTGAGCGAATCGTCTTTACCGCTAGATTTCTGCAAATGTAAATATCGAAATATGTGAAATTCGCCGTGAACCTTTTTTTCTCAATGCACGCGTTTCATGACGCATTCTAACGCAACGTGGAACTCGTAGTTTACGCAGTCCGCATGCGCGCGCCCTACGTCACAATAATTACCACGATAATCCACAAGGTTGCGAGGCGGTGCAAGAAGTGAAAGAGGAGTATCTTGACTTGCAATTTGGGATTCGTTTTAGAAATGGCAACGAGCGATTGATTTGAGCATGGAACTTTACAGGGACATCGAATGAGCCTCTTGGCGCTCATAAAGTCCGATGACATGTACCCACCTCATTCGCACCATGTACTCACCATAAGCTCGCCATAGCTATAGAGTATGATGCGTGTTAGTCCAGGCCGTCGTAGGGG is part of the Nematostella vectensis chromosome 13, jaNemVect1.1, whole genome shotgun sequence genome and encodes:
- the LOC5513404 gene encoding junctophilin-1, which gives rise to MSGGRFDFEDGGTYCGEWRNGKAHGYGICTGPKGQARYEGSWHNGFELSGVYVWPNGHRYEGEWYCGKRHGLGVEYRGKWIYQGEWEDGFKARYGVQRSQSGARYEGSWTSGLQEGYGIEVYANGGYYYGQWKTGMRSGYGIRSAKRDPKVTITNYARSISRQSNAESNGVIPTKQKRQGGELPPAEPHSPKSGSESDNASNTGSVNSTVGSGSTQLADGSLDSTVAVTQTEPEAEPVKPVRELYKGDWKNDKRHGYGILEASDGYKYIGQWHENMRHGLGVACYPDSSKYEGEFENDNLVVDIKKKGPIKTLVTRFRQRLQVACEAAQQASDLAVQKSHMALSRATAARDRALEAAAAAENARQSTVIAKRRARELMQAVHISGMEFVKT